From Symphalangus syndactylus isolate Jambi chromosome 17, NHGRI_mSymSyn1-v2.1_pri, whole genome shotgun sequence, one genomic window encodes:
- the SH3GL1 gene encoding endophilin-A2 isoform X3 translates to MSVAGLKKQFYKASQLVSEKVGGAEGTKLDDDFKEMEKKVDVTSKAVTEVLARTIEYLQPNPGDALLDAGESMKRLAEVKDSLDIEVKQNFIDPLQNLCEKDLKEIQHHLKKLEGRRLDFDYKKKRQGKIPDEELRQALEKFEESKEVAETSMHNLLETDIEQVSQLSALVDAQLDYHRQAVQILDELAEKLKRRMREASSRPKREYKPKPREPFDLGEPEQSNGGFPCTTAPKIAASSSFRSSDKPIRTPSRSMPPLDQPSCKALYDFEPENDGELGFREGDVITLTNQIDENWYEGMLDGQSGFFPLSYVEVLVPLPQ, encoded by the exons CTGGTCAGTGAGAAGGTTGGAGGGGCCGAGGGGACCAAGCTGGACGATGACTTCAAAGAGATGGAGAAG AAGGTGGATGTCACCAGCAAGGCGGTGACAGAAGTGCTGGCCAGGACCATCGAGTACCTGCAGCCCAACCCAG GCGACGCATTGCTGGATGCCGGCGAGTCCATGAAGCGCCTGGCAGAGGTGAAAGACTCCCTGGACATAGAGGTCAAGCAGAACTTCATTGACCCCCTCCAGAACCTATGCGAGAAAGACCTGAAGGAGATCCAG CACCACCTGAAGAAACTGGAGGGCCGCCGCCTGGACTTTGACTACAAGAAGAAGCGGCAGGGCAAGATCCCCGATGAGGAGCTACGCCAGGCACTGGAGAAGTTTGAGGAGTCCAAGGAGGTGGCAGAAACCAGCATGCACAACCTCCTGGAGACCGAT ATCGAGCAGGTGAGTCAGCTCTCGGCCCTGGTGGACGCACAGCTGGACTACCACAGGCAGGCCGTGCAGATCCTGGATGAGCTGGCTGAGAAGCTCAAGCGCAG GATGCGGGAAGCTTCCTCACGCCCTAAGCGGGAGTATAAGCCCAAGCCCCGGGAGCCCTTTGACCTCGGAGAGCCTGAGCAGTCCAATGGGGGTTTCCCCTGCACAACAGCCCCCAAGATTGCAG CTTCGTCGTCTTTCCGATCTTCCGACAAGCCCATCCGGACCCCTAGCCGAAGCATGC CGCCCCTGGACCAGCCGAGCTGCAAGGCGCTGTACGACTTCGAGCCCGAGAACGACGGGGAGCTGGGCTTCCGTGAGGGCGATGTCATCACGCTGACCAACCAGATCGACGAGAACTGGTACGAGGGCATGCTGGACGGCCAGTCGGGCTTCTTCCCGCTCAGCTACGTGGAGGTGCTTGTGCCCCTGCCACAGTGA
- the SH3GL1 gene encoding endophilin-A2 isoform X4 translates to MSVAGLKKQFYKASQLVSEKVGGAEGTKLDDDFKEMEKKVDVTSKAVTEVLARTIEYLQPNPASRAKLTMLNTVSKIRGQNLCEKDLKEIQHHLKKLEGRRLDFDYKKKRQGKIPDEELRQALEKFEESKEVAETSMHNLLETDIEQVSQLSALVDAQLDYHRQAVQILDELAEKLKRRMREASSRPKREYKPKPREPFDLGEPEQSNGGFPCTTAPKIAASSSFRSSDKPIRTPSRSMPPLDQPSCKALYDFEPENDGELGFREGDVITLTNQIDENWYEGMLDGQSGFFPLSYVEVLVPLPQ, encoded by the exons CTGGTCAGTGAGAAGGTTGGAGGGGCCGAGGGGACCAAGCTGGACGATGACTTCAAAGAGATGGAGAAG AAGGTGGATGTCACCAGCAAGGCGGTGACAGAAGTGCTGGCCAGGACCATCGAGTACCTGCAGCCCAACCCAG CCTCGCGGGCTAAGCTGACCATGCTCAACACGGTGTCCAAGATCCGGGGCCAG AACCTATGCGAGAAAGACCTGAAGGAGATCCAG CACCACCTGAAGAAACTGGAGGGCCGCCGCCTGGACTTTGACTACAAGAAGAAGCGGCAGGGCAAGATCCCCGATGAGGAGCTACGCCAGGCACTGGAGAAGTTTGAGGAGTCCAAGGAGGTGGCAGAAACCAGCATGCACAACCTCCTGGAGACCGAT ATCGAGCAGGTGAGTCAGCTCTCGGCCCTGGTGGACGCACAGCTGGACTACCACAGGCAGGCCGTGCAGATCCTGGATGAGCTGGCTGAGAAGCTCAAGCGCAG GATGCGGGAAGCTTCCTCACGCCCTAAGCGGGAGTATAAGCCCAAGCCCCGGGAGCCCTTTGACCTCGGAGAGCCTGAGCAGTCCAATGGGGGTTTCCCCTGCACAACAGCCCCCAAGATTGCAG CTTCGTCGTCTTTCCGATCTTCCGACAAGCCCATCCGGACCCCTAGCCGAAGCATGC CGCCCCTGGACCAGCCGAGCTGCAAGGCGCTGTACGACTTCGAGCCCGAGAACGACGGGGAGCTGGGCTTCCGTGAGGGCGATGTCATCACGCTGACCAACCAGATCGACGAGAACTGGTACGAGGGCATGCTGGACGGCCAGTCGGGCTTCTTCCCGCTCAGCTACGTGGAGGTGCTTGTGCCCCTGCCACAGTGA
- the MPND gene encoding MPN domain-containing protein isoform X3 gives MAAPEPLSPAGGAGEEAPEEDEDEAEAEDPERPNAGAGGGRSGGGGSSVSGGGGVGAGAGGCGGPGGALTRRAVTLRVLLKDALLEPGAGVLSIYYLGKKFLGDLQPDGRIMWQETGQIFNSPSAWATHCKKLVNPAKKSGCGWASVKYKGQKLDKYKATWLRLHQLHMPATAADESPASEGEEEELLIEEEEDDVLAGVSAEDKSRRPLGKSPSEPAHLVLTVLRAFPCRSRLGDAETAAAIEEEIYQSLFLRGLSLVGWYHSHPHSPALPSLQDIDAQMDYQLRLQGSSNGFQPCLALLCSPYYSGNPGPESKISPFWVMPPPEQRPSDYGIPMDVEMAYVQDSFLTNDILHEMMLLVEFYKGSPDLVRLQEAWSQEHTYLDKLKISLASRTPKDQSLCHVLEQVCGVLKQGS, from the exons ATGGCAG CTCCGGAGCCGCTGTCCCCGGCGGGCGGCGCGGGCGAGGAGGCGCCGGAGGAGGACGAGGACGAAGCGGAGGCCGAGGACCCCGAGCGGCCGAATGCGGGAGCGGGCGGCGGACGCAGTGGCGGCGGCGGCAGTAGCGTCAGCGGAGGCGGCGGCGTCGGGGCCGGGGCGGGGGGCTGCGGCGGGCCGGGGGGCGCGCTCACCAGGCGCGCGGTCACGCTGCGGGTGCTCCTCAAAGACGCGCTGCTGGAGCCCGGCGCCGGGGTGCTGTCCATCTACTACCTG GGGAAGAAGTTCCTGGGCGACCTGCAGCCAGACGGAAGGATCATGTGGCAGGAGACTGGGCAGATCTTCAACTCACCCAGCGCCTGGGCCACCCATTGCAAGAAGCTGGTGAACCCTGCCAAGAAGTCAGGCTGTGGCTGGGCCTCTGTCAAGTACAAAGGCCAGAAATTGGACAAGTACAAGGCCACCTGGCTCCGGCTGCACCAGCTGCACATgcctgccactgctgctgatgaG AGCCCGGCCagtgaaggggaggaggaggagttgctgatagaagaggaggaggatgacGTTCTGGCGGGGGTCTCAGCAGAAGACAAGAGTCGGAGACCACTGGGGAAGAGCCCTTCAGAGCCTGCCCACCTGG TGCTGACGGTGCTCAGAGCCTTCCCTTGTCGGAGCCGGCTTGGGGACGCAGAGACTGCAGCTGCCATCGAAGAGGAG ATCTACCAGAGCCTGTTCCTGCGGGGCCTGTCCCTGGTGGGCTGGTACCACAGCCACCCGCACAGCCCGGCGCTGCCATCTCTGCAGGACATCGATGCACAGATGGACTACCAGCTGCGGCTACAGGGCTCCAGCAATGGCTTCCAGCcctgcctcgccctgctttgct CCCCTTACTATTCTGGCAACCCAGGCCCCGAGTCCAAGATCTCGCCTTTCTGGGTGATGCCTCCTCCAGAG CAAAGGCCCAGTGACTATGGCATCCCCATGGATGTGGAGATGGCCTACGTCCAGGACAGCTTCCTGACCAATGACATCCTTCACGAGATG ATGCTGCTGGTGGAGTTCTACAAGGGTTCCCCTGACCTCGTGAGGCTCCAGGAAGCCTGGAGCCAGGAGCACACCTACCTCGACAAGCTTAAG ATCTCTTTGGCCAGCAGGACGCCCAAGGACCAGAGCCTGTGTCATGTCCTGGAACAGGTGTGCGGCGTCCTCAAGCAGGGGAGCTGA
- the SH3GL1 gene encoding endophilin-A2 isoform X1, with amino-acid sequence MSVAGLKKQFYKASQLVSEKVGGAEGTKLDDDFKEMEKKVDVTSKAVTEVLARTIEYLQPNPASRAKLTMLNTVSKIRGQVKNPGYPQSEGLLGECMIRHGKELGGESNFGDALLDAGESMKRLAEVKDSLDIEVKQNFIDPLQNLCEKDLKEIQHHLKKLEGRRLDFDYKKKRQGKIPDEELRQALEKFEESKEVAETSMHNLLETDIEQVSQLSALVDAQLDYHRQAVQILDELAEKLKRRMREASSRPKREYKPKPREPFDLGEPEQSNGGFPCTTAPKIAASSSFRSSDKPIRTPSRSMPPLDQPSCKALYDFEPENDGELGFREGDVITLTNQIDENWYEGMLDGQSGFFPLSYVEVLVPLPQ; translated from the exons CTGGTCAGTGAGAAGGTTGGAGGGGCCGAGGGGACCAAGCTGGACGATGACTTCAAAGAGATGGAGAAG AAGGTGGATGTCACCAGCAAGGCGGTGACAGAAGTGCTGGCCAGGACCATCGAGTACCTGCAGCCCAACCCAG CCTCGCGGGCTAAGCTGACCATGCTCAACACGGTGTCCAAGATCCGGGGCCAGGTGAAGAACCCCGGCTACCCACAGTCGGAGGGGCTCCTGGGCGAGTGCATGATCCGCCACGGGAAGGAGCTGGGCGGCGAGTCCAACTTTG GCGACGCATTGCTGGATGCCGGCGAGTCCATGAAGCGCCTGGCAGAGGTGAAAGACTCCCTGGACATAGAGGTCAAGCAGAACTTCATTGACCCCCTCCAGAACCTATGCGAGAAAGACCTGAAGGAGATCCAG CACCACCTGAAGAAACTGGAGGGCCGCCGCCTGGACTTTGACTACAAGAAGAAGCGGCAGGGCAAGATCCCCGATGAGGAGCTACGCCAGGCACTGGAGAAGTTTGAGGAGTCCAAGGAGGTGGCAGAAACCAGCATGCACAACCTCCTGGAGACCGAT ATCGAGCAGGTGAGTCAGCTCTCGGCCCTGGTGGACGCACAGCTGGACTACCACAGGCAGGCCGTGCAGATCCTGGATGAGCTGGCTGAGAAGCTCAAGCGCAG GATGCGGGAAGCTTCCTCACGCCCTAAGCGGGAGTATAAGCCCAAGCCCCGGGAGCCCTTTGACCTCGGAGAGCCTGAGCAGTCCAATGGGGGTTTCCCCTGCACAACAGCCCCCAAGATTGCAG CTTCGTCGTCTTTCCGATCTTCCGACAAGCCCATCCGGACCCCTAGCCGAAGCATGC CGCCCCTGGACCAGCCGAGCTGCAAGGCGCTGTACGACTTCGAGCCCGAGAACGACGGGGAGCTGGGCTTCCGTGAGGGCGATGTCATCACGCTGACCAACCAGATCGACGAGAACTGGTACGAGGGCATGCTGGACGGCCAGTCGGGCTTCTTCCCGCTCAGCTACGTGGAGGTGCTTGTGCCCCTGCCACAGTGA
- the SH3GL1 gene encoding endophilin-A2 isoform X2 has protein sequence MEKKVDVTSKAVTEVLARTIEYLQPNPASRAKLTMLNTVSKIRGQVKNPGYPQSEGLLGECMIRHGKELGGESNFGDALLDAGESMKRLAEVKDSLDIEVKQNFIDPLQNLCEKDLKEIQHHLKKLEGRRLDFDYKKKRQGKIPDEELRQALEKFEESKEVAETSMHNLLETDIEQVSQLSALVDAQLDYHRQAVQILDELAEKLKRRMREASSRPKREYKPKPREPFDLGEPEQSNGGFPCTTAPKIAASSSFRSSDKPIRTPSRSMPPLDQPSCKALYDFEPENDGELGFREGDVITLTNQIDENWYEGMLDGQSGFFPLSYVEVLVPLPQ, from the exons ATGGAGAAG AAGGTGGATGTCACCAGCAAGGCGGTGACAGAAGTGCTGGCCAGGACCATCGAGTACCTGCAGCCCAACCCAG CCTCGCGGGCTAAGCTGACCATGCTCAACACGGTGTCCAAGATCCGGGGCCAGGTGAAGAACCCCGGCTACCCACAGTCGGAGGGGCTCCTGGGCGAGTGCATGATCCGCCACGGGAAGGAGCTGGGCGGCGAGTCCAACTTTG GCGACGCATTGCTGGATGCCGGCGAGTCCATGAAGCGCCTGGCAGAGGTGAAAGACTCCCTGGACATAGAGGTCAAGCAGAACTTCATTGACCCCCTCCAGAACCTATGCGAGAAAGACCTGAAGGAGATCCAG CACCACCTGAAGAAACTGGAGGGCCGCCGCCTGGACTTTGACTACAAGAAGAAGCGGCAGGGCAAGATCCCCGATGAGGAGCTACGCCAGGCACTGGAGAAGTTTGAGGAGTCCAAGGAGGTGGCAGAAACCAGCATGCACAACCTCCTGGAGACCGAT ATCGAGCAGGTGAGTCAGCTCTCGGCCCTGGTGGACGCACAGCTGGACTACCACAGGCAGGCCGTGCAGATCCTGGATGAGCTGGCTGAGAAGCTCAAGCGCAG GATGCGGGAAGCTTCCTCACGCCCTAAGCGGGAGTATAAGCCCAAGCCCCGGGAGCCCTTTGACCTCGGAGAGCCTGAGCAGTCCAATGGGGGTTTCCCCTGCACAACAGCCCCCAAGATTGCAG CTTCGTCGTCTTTCCGATCTTCCGACAAGCCCATCCGGACCCCTAGCCGAAGCATGC CGCCCCTGGACCAGCCGAGCTGCAAGGCGCTGTACGACTTCGAGCCCGAGAACGACGGGGAGCTGGGCTTCCGTGAGGGCGATGTCATCACGCTGACCAACCAGATCGACGAGAACTGGTACGAGGGCATGCTGGACGGCCAGTCGGGCTTCTTCCCGCTCAGCTACGTGGAGGTGCTTGTGCCCCTGCCACAGTGA
- the LOC129465962 gene encoding eukaryotic translation initiation factor 1-like, whose product MAFVPWDSHLQITALHSSRTTERDSISKTELYLLSTIQNLHSFDPSADANNSDDLLPAGTEDCIHIRIQQRKNGRKTLTIVLQEISDDYDKKKLAKVFKKKFACNDTVIEHPEYGEVIQLQSDQCKKNICQILVETGLAKEDHVKGQGFATAPSRFMGIFFCHCAWQVHGF is encoded by the exons ATGGCATTTGTTCCATGGGATTCACATCTACA gatcacagcactgcactccagccggacaacagagcgagactccatctcaaaaacagaattgTATCTTTTGTCCACTATCCAGAACCTCCACTCTTTCGACCCCTCTGCTGATGCAAATAACAGTGATGACCTGCTTCCTGCTGGCACTGAGGACTGCATCCATATAAGAATTCaacagagg aaaaatggcaggaAAACGCTTACTATTGTCCTGCAAGAGATCAGTGATGATTACGATAAAAAGAAACTAGCGAAGGTGTTTAAGAagaaatt TGCCTGCAATGATACTGTAATTGAGCATCCAGAA tatGGAGAAGTAATTCAGCTACAGAGTGACCAGTGCAAGAAGAACATTTGCCAGATCCTCGTAGAGACTGGACTGGCTAAGGAGGATCATGTGAAGGGTCAAGGGtttgccactgcacccagcaggttcatgggtatttttttttgccactgtgcctggcaggttCATGGGTTTTGA
- the MPND gene encoding MPN domain-containing protein isoform X1, protein MAAPEPLSPAGGAGEEAPEEDEDEAEAEDPERPNAGAGGGRSGGGGSSVSGGGGVGAGAGGCGGPGGALTRRAVTLRVLLKDALLEPGAGVLSIYYLGKKFLGDLQPDGRIMWQETGQIFNSPSAWATHCKKLVNPAKKSGCGWASVKYKGQKLDKYKATWLRLHQLHMPATAADESPASEGEEEELLIEEEEDDVLAGVSAEDKSRRPLGKSPSEPAHLEATTPGKRVDSKIRVPVRYCMLGSRDSARNPHTLVEVTSFAAINKFQPFNVAVSSNVLFLLDFHSHLTRSEVVGYLGGRWDINSQMLTVLRAFPCRSRLGDAETAAAIEEEIYQSLFLRGLSLVGWYHSHPHSPALPSLQDIDAQMDYQLRLQGSSNGFQPCLALLCSPYYSGNPGPESKISPFWVMPPPEQRPSDYGIPMDVEMAYVQDSFLTNDILHEMMLLVEFYKGSPDLVRLQEAWSQEHTYLDKLKISLASRTPKDQSLCHVLEQVCGVLKQGS, encoded by the exons ATGGCAG CTCCGGAGCCGCTGTCCCCGGCGGGCGGCGCGGGCGAGGAGGCGCCGGAGGAGGACGAGGACGAAGCGGAGGCCGAGGACCCCGAGCGGCCGAATGCGGGAGCGGGCGGCGGACGCAGTGGCGGCGGCGGCAGTAGCGTCAGCGGAGGCGGCGGCGTCGGGGCCGGGGCGGGGGGCTGCGGCGGGCCGGGGGGCGCGCTCACCAGGCGCGCGGTCACGCTGCGGGTGCTCCTCAAAGACGCGCTGCTGGAGCCCGGCGCCGGGGTGCTGTCCATCTACTACCTG GGGAAGAAGTTCCTGGGCGACCTGCAGCCAGACGGAAGGATCATGTGGCAGGAGACTGGGCAGATCTTCAACTCACCCAGCGCCTGGGCCACCCATTGCAAGAAGCTGGTGAACCCTGCCAAGAAGTCAGGCTGTGGCTGGGCCTCTGTCAAGTACAAAGGCCAGAAATTGGACAAGTACAAGGCCACCTGGCTCCGGCTGCACCAGCTGCACATgcctgccactgctgctgatgaG AGCCCGGCCagtgaaggggaggaggaggagttgctgatagaagaggaggaggatgacGTTCTGGCGGGGGTCTCAGCAGAAGACAAGAGTCGGAGACCACTGGGGAAGAGCCCTTCAGAGCCTGCCCACCTGG AGGCCACAACCCCAGGGAAGCGGGTGGACAGCAAGATCCGGGTCCCGGTCCGCTACTGCATGCTGGGCAGCCGTGACTCAGCCAG GAACCCCCACACCCTGGTGGAAGTAACATCCTTTGCAGCCATCAACAAGTTCCAGCCGTTCAACGTGGCTGTTTCCAGCAACGTGCTGTTCCTGCTG GACTTCCACAGCCACCTGACGCGGAGTGAGGTCGTGGGTTACCTGGGGGGCCGCTGGGACATCAACAGCCAGA TGCTGACGGTGCTCAGAGCCTTCCCTTGTCGGAGCCGGCTTGGGGACGCAGAGACTGCAGCTGCCATCGAAGAGGAG ATCTACCAGAGCCTGTTCCTGCGGGGCCTGTCCCTGGTGGGCTGGTACCACAGCCACCCGCACAGCCCGGCGCTGCCATCTCTGCAGGACATCGATGCACAGATGGACTACCAGCTGCGGCTACAGGGCTCCAGCAATGGCTTCCAGCcctgcctcgccctgctttgct CCCCTTACTATTCTGGCAACCCAGGCCCCGAGTCCAAGATCTCGCCTTTCTGGGTGATGCCTCCTCCAGAG CAAAGGCCCAGTGACTATGGCATCCCCATGGATGTGGAGATGGCCTACGTCCAGGACAGCTTCCTGACCAATGACATCCTTCACGAGATG ATGCTGCTGGTGGAGTTCTACAAGGGTTCCCCTGACCTCGTGAGGCTCCAGGAAGCCTGGAGCCAGGAGCACACCTACCTCGACAAGCTTAAG ATCTCTTTGGCCAGCAGGACGCCCAAGGACCAGAGCCTGTGTCATGTCCTGGAACAGGTGTGCGGCGTCCTCAAGCAGGGGAGCTGA
- the MPND gene encoding MPN domain-containing protein isoform X2, which produces MAAPEPLSPAGGAGEEAPEEDEDEAEAEDPERPNAGAGGGRSGGGGSSVSGGGGVGAGAGGCGGPGGALTRRAVTLRVLLKDALLEPGAGVLSIYYLGKKFLGDLQPDGRIMWQETGQIFNSPSAWATHCKKLVNPAKKSGCGWASVKYKGQKLDKYKATWLRLHQLHMPATAADESPASEGEEEELLIEEEEDDVLAGVSAEDKSRRPLGKSPSEPAHLEATTPGKRVDSKIRVPVRYCMLGSRDSARNPHTLVEVTSFAAINKFQPFNVAVSSNVLFLLIYQSLFLRGLSLVGWYHSHPHSPALPSLQDIDAQMDYQLRLQGSSNGFQPCLALLCSPYYSGNPGPESKISPFWVMPPPEQRPSDYGIPMDVEMAYVQDSFLTNDILHEMMLLVEFYKGSPDLVRLQEAWSQEHTYLDKLKISLASRTPKDQSLCHVLEQVCGVLKQGS; this is translated from the exons ATGGCAG CTCCGGAGCCGCTGTCCCCGGCGGGCGGCGCGGGCGAGGAGGCGCCGGAGGAGGACGAGGACGAAGCGGAGGCCGAGGACCCCGAGCGGCCGAATGCGGGAGCGGGCGGCGGACGCAGTGGCGGCGGCGGCAGTAGCGTCAGCGGAGGCGGCGGCGTCGGGGCCGGGGCGGGGGGCTGCGGCGGGCCGGGGGGCGCGCTCACCAGGCGCGCGGTCACGCTGCGGGTGCTCCTCAAAGACGCGCTGCTGGAGCCCGGCGCCGGGGTGCTGTCCATCTACTACCTG GGGAAGAAGTTCCTGGGCGACCTGCAGCCAGACGGAAGGATCATGTGGCAGGAGACTGGGCAGATCTTCAACTCACCCAGCGCCTGGGCCACCCATTGCAAGAAGCTGGTGAACCCTGCCAAGAAGTCAGGCTGTGGCTGGGCCTCTGTCAAGTACAAAGGCCAGAAATTGGACAAGTACAAGGCCACCTGGCTCCGGCTGCACCAGCTGCACATgcctgccactgctgctgatgaG AGCCCGGCCagtgaaggggaggaggaggagttgctgatagaagaggaggaggatgacGTTCTGGCGGGGGTCTCAGCAGAAGACAAGAGTCGGAGACCACTGGGGAAGAGCCCTTCAGAGCCTGCCCACCTGG AGGCCACAACCCCAGGGAAGCGGGTGGACAGCAAGATCCGGGTCCCGGTCCGCTACTGCATGCTGGGCAGCCGTGACTCAGCCAG GAACCCCCACACCCTGGTGGAAGTAACATCCTTTGCAGCCATCAACAAGTTCCAGCCGTTCAACGTGGCTGTTTCCAGCAACGTGCTGTTCCTGCTG ATCTACCAGAGCCTGTTCCTGCGGGGCCTGTCCCTGGTGGGCTGGTACCACAGCCACCCGCACAGCCCGGCGCTGCCATCTCTGCAGGACATCGATGCACAGATGGACTACCAGCTGCGGCTACAGGGCTCCAGCAATGGCTTCCAGCcctgcctcgccctgctttgct CCCCTTACTATTCTGGCAACCCAGGCCCCGAGTCCAAGATCTCGCCTTTCTGGGTGATGCCTCCTCCAGAG CAAAGGCCCAGTGACTATGGCATCCCCATGGATGTGGAGATGGCCTACGTCCAGGACAGCTTCCTGACCAATGACATCCTTCACGAGATG ATGCTGCTGGTGGAGTTCTACAAGGGTTCCCCTGACCTCGTGAGGCTCCAGGAAGCCTGGAGCCAGGAGCACACCTACCTCGACAAGCTTAAG ATCTCTTTGGCCAGCAGGACGCCCAAGGACCAGAGCCTGTGTCATGTCCTGGAACAGGTGTGCGGCGTCCTCAAGCAGGGGAGCTGA